One genomic window of Bradyrhizobium sp. CCGE-LA001 includes the following:
- a CDS encoding pantoate--beta-alanine ligase, whose product MGYLHEGHLALVKASEAHCDVTVASIFVNPTQFGPSEAIAAYQRDLSRDETLCREAGVAIVFAPDVQELYPAHLDTFVEPGELANSLCGVFRPWRFRGGDGGLQAAQFAAAGRSHFFGEKDFQQCAVVRRAVADLNLPVEIMTVMPTVREPDGLAMSSRNRYLDEEERLRPCHQPQAVRCRGRISGR is encoded by the coding sequence ATGGGCTATCTGCACGAAGGACATCTGGCGCTCGTCAAAGCAAGCGAGGCGCATTGCGATGTGACAGTCGCAAGTATATTCGTTAATCCAACCCAATTCGGACCAAGCGAGGCAATCGCCGCTTACCAGCGCGACTTATCGCGTGATGAAACACTGTGCCGCGAAGCTGGCGTTGCGATCGTCTTTGCCCCAGATGTACAAGAGCTCTATCCGGCTCATCTTGACACCTTCGTTGAGCCCGGTGAGCTTGCAAATTCGCTGTGTGGAGTTTTCAGGCCCTGGCGCTTTCGTGGTGGCGACGGTGGTCTGCAAGCCGCTCAATTTGCTGCGGCCGGACGTTCGCATTTTTTCGGGGAGAAGGACTTTCAGCAATGCGCCGTCGTGCGTCGAGCGGTAGCTGATCTCAATCTTCCGGTCGAGATTATGACCGTGATGCCAACCGTGCGGGAACCGGATGGGCTCGCGATGAGCAGTCGTAACCGGTACCTCGACGAGGAAGAACGTCTGCGCCCTTGCCATCAACCGCAGGCTGTTCGCTGCAGAGGCAGAATTTCAGGTAGGTGA
- the panB gene encoding 3-methyl-2-oxobutanoate hydroxymethyltransferase, which yields MSKYSEPPTERTTIPTLTRWKREGRRVVMTTAYDAVTARIADSVADIILVGDSVGNVCLGFENTLSVSVAMMNHHLEAVARTRPQALLVADMPYLSFHLSREEAVRNAGGFLQRGADAVKLEGGAKRAEMVRALVDCEIPVMGHLGLTPQSVNVMGGFKVQGRTADDALRLLDDAQRLQQAGCFALVLEGIPAELAARATKFLTIPTIGIGAGPDCSGQVLVLHDVLGLTEGRRPKFVRAYADGFHLLKEALSSWAADVRNGAFPAPGESYRLPEGLDDMIANWTPSNPT from the coding sequence ATGAGTAAATATTCGGAGCCGCCTACTGAACGCACTACGATCCCAACCTTGACGCGCTGGAAACGCGAGGGCCGGCGTGTCGTAATGACAACCGCTTACGACGCCGTCACAGCACGCATTGCCGACAGCGTCGCAGATATCATCCTAGTCGGCGACAGCGTCGGCAATGTCTGCCTCGGATTCGAAAACACGCTATCGGTCAGCGTGGCGATGATGAATCATCATCTTGAGGCGGTTGCGCGCACAAGGCCTCAAGCCTTACTCGTGGCCGATATGCCCTATCTTAGTTTTCATCTCAGCCGAGAGGAAGCGGTACGCAACGCGGGCGGTTTCCTTCAGCGTGGGGCAGATGCCGTCAAATTGGAGGGGGGAGCCAAGCGTGCGGAGATGGTGCGCGCCTTGGTCGATTGCGAGATTCCTGTCATGGGCCATCTAGGCCTCACCCCCCAAAGCGTCAATGTGATGGGAGGTTTCAAGGTCCAGGGGCGGACAGCCGACGACGCTTTGCGCCTGCTCGATGATGCCCAGCGTCTGCAGCAGGCTGGTTGCTTTGCTCTAGTCCTGGAGGGAATTCCGGCCGAGCTCGCTGCACGAGCGACAAAATTTCTGACAATTCCGACCATTGGAATCGGAGCAGGTCCTGATTGTTCAGGCCAGGTGCTCGTTCTTCACGATGTGCTGGGCTTGACTGAAGGCCGCCGCCCCAAATTCGTTCGCGCCTATGCAGATGGATTCCATCTGTTAAAGGAGGCGTTGTCTAGCTGGGCCGCGGACGTCCGCAACGGTGCCTTCCCGGCACCCGGAGAGTCGTATCGGCTTCCTGAAGGTCTAGACGATATGATCGCAAATTGGACGCCTTCCAACCCAACCTAA